ACCTGGCGCAGGACGAGGGCCTGGTGCGGATGTTCCTCGCCGAGGCACGGCTGGCCACGCACCTGCACCACCAGAACATCGCCACCGTGTACGACGTGGGCACGCACGCCGCGGGCCTCTTCCTGGTGATGGAGCTGGTGAATGGGTGGGACCTGGGCCGGCTCATGCGCCACGCGGCCCGGCGGGGGCAGCGCCTCCCCCCGCACCTGGTGGCCTTCATCGGCGCGCAGGTGCTCGCGGGCCTCATTCACGCCTACCGGCGCACGCACCAGGGGCGGCCCGTGCTCACCGCCCACCGGGACATCTCGCCCTCCAACATCCTCGTGTCCCGCGAGGGCGAGGTGAAGCTCACCGACTTTGGCATCGCCAAGCGGGAGGGCATCTCCCACGGCACCGAGCCCGGGGTCTTCAAGGGCAAGCCCTCCTACGCCACGCCGGAGACGGTCCGCGGCGAGCCCGCCACCGCGGCGAGTGACCAGTTCTCCCTGGGGCTCGTCCTCCACGAGCTGCTCGGCGGCGTGCACCCCTTCCACGACGCGGTGGACCCGATGGCCGTCGCCATCGCGATCGCCACGCGCCCGCCCCCGCCACTGCCGGATGCGCCGCCGCCCCTGGCCGAGGTGGTGATGCGCGCCCTGTCTCCGCAGCCCGAGGCGCGCTTTCCGCAGCCCGAGGCGATGGCCGAGGCGCTCGCGCGCTACCTGTCCCGGGCGGGCGAGCCCGCCACCTCCAACACGCTGGCCGCCTTCATCGCCGGGCTGGAGCTGCCCCCCACCCTGCTGGAGCAGGGGGAGCCGCTCGCGCCGGAGATGAACGCCACGACGCTTTGCGCCGGGCTTGCCCCCCTCCAGGAGCTCTCCCAGGGCTTCGCCATTCACGCCGAGCCCCTGCCGCTCCTGGAAGGGCTGGCCTCGCGCCCCATCGAGCAGGTGGCCCGGGAGGCTCCCGCCACCGCCGCCGCCCCGGAGACCCAGCCAGGGCTGCGCCAGGCGCAGGAAGCCCTGCTCGAAGCCCCCGAGGCCTCCCAGGAACCCCTCGAGCTGGTGGAGCGCTCCCCGTCTCCCCTGGCGTCCGCGAGGACGCAGGCCGTGCCCGAGGGGACCGCGGAGCGGCGGGCCCCGGCCCGGAGGTGGAAGGGGCTGCTCGGCGCGGGCGTGCTGCTGGCCGCCGGGCTCGCCGGGGCCGGGCTCTGGCGTCCAGGCATCCTCTCCCGGGAGCAGGCCATCACCTTCCCCTCGCTGTCGGTCGTCAGCCAGCCCGAGGGCGCGCGGGTGCTCGTGGAGGGGGTCGACCAGGGGAAGACGCCCCTGGTGATGGACAACACCTACCCTCCCGGCAGCGTCTCCGTGCAGCTCACCTTGCCGGGCTACAAGCCGTGGAAGGGCACCTTCACCGGGGGCGCGT
The sequence above is a segment of the Stigmatella aurantiaca genome. Coding sequences within it:
- a CDS encoding serine/threonine-protein kinase, coding for MNERYRLVRPLATGGMAELFLGIAQGAGGFEKPVAIKRMRPHLAQDEGLVRMFLAEARLATHLHHQNIATVYDVGTHAAGLFLVMELVNGWDLGRLMRHAARRGQRLPPHLVAFIGAQVLAGLIHAYRRTHQGRPVLTAHRDISPSNILVSREGEVKLTDFGIAKREGISHGTEPGVFKGKPSYATPETVRGEPATAASDQFSLGLVLHELLGGVHPFHDAVDPMAVAIAIATRPPPPLPDAPPPLAEVVMRALSPQPEARFPQPEAMAEALARYLSRAGEPATSNTLAAFIAGLELPPTLLEQGEPLAPEMNATTLCAGLAPLQELSQGFAIHAEPLPLLEGLASRPIEQVAREAPATAAAPETQPGLRQAQEALLEAPEASQEPLELVERSPSPLASARTQAVPEGTAERRAPARRWKGLLGAGVLLAAGLAGAGLWRPGILSREQAITFPSLSVVSQPEGARVLVEGVDQGKTPLVMDNTYPPGSVSVQLTLPGYKPWKGTFTGGASATLDVRLQKR